Within the Carassius auratus strain Wakin unplaced genomic scaffold, ASM336829v1 scaf_tig00035346, whole genome shotgun sequence genome, the region gcaattagttgaaaggggtgtgttcaaaaaaatagcagtgtctacctttgactgtacaaactattttctgggatttagcaatcctgtgaatcactaaactaatatttagttgtatgaccacagttttttaaaactgcttgacatctgtgtggcatggagtcaaccaacttgtggcacctctcagctgttattccactccatgattctttaacaacattccacaattcattcacatttcttggttttgcttcagaaacagcatttttgatatcaccccacaagttctcaattggattaaggtctggagattgggctggccactccataacattaattttgttggtttggaaccaagactttgcccgtttactagtgtgttttgggtcattgtcatgttgaaacaaccatttcatgggcatgtcctcttcagcatagggcaacatgacctcttcaagtattttaacatatgcaaactgatccatgatccctggtatgcgataaataggcccaacaccatagtaggagaaacatgcccatatcatgatgcttgcacctccatgcttcactgtcttcactgtgtactgtggcttgaattcagagtttgggggtcgtctcacaaactgcctgtggcccttggacccaaaaagaaaaatttactctcatcagtccacaaaatgttcctccatttctctttaggccagttgatgtgttctttggcaaattgtaacctcttctgcacatgccttttttttaacagagggactttgcgggggattcttgaaaatagattagcttcacacagacgtcttctaactgtcacagtacttacaggtaactccagactgtctttgatcatcctggaggtgatcattggctgaggctttgccattctggttattcttctatccattttgatggttgtcttccgttttcttccacgtctctctggttttgctctccattttaaggcattggagatcattttagctgaacagcctatcattttttgcacctctttataggttttcccctctctaatcaactttttaatcaaagtacgctgttcttctgaacaatgtcttgaacgacccattttcctcagctttcaaatgcatgttcaacaagtgttggcttcatccttaaataggggccacctgattcacacctgtttcttcacaaaattgatgacctcagtgattgaatgccacactgctatttttttgaacacacccctttcaactaattcaactaattgcacaattgcacagccttaagagcgtgcatatcatgaatgctgggtctcatttgttttctgagaatctactgaacctactggtaacttgtttgccacgtagcaataaaaaaatatacgaaaaaccttgattattctggttagtcacattgtactgctattattttgaacaatactgtagagtTGAgggtcatcagcatagcagtgttatgaaaagccatgtttctgaaggACAGAACCTAGTGaggccatgtagacagagaagagaagtggtccaagaacagagtcctgaggcaccccagtagttagatgttgagacttgaacacctcacctctccaagataccttgaaggacTCAAACTAttggagtgtggttcctgagatgccctttgccaataGAGCTGAtgggaggatctggtggttaccCATGACAAAATCAATGGACAGATCCAGCAAATTGATTATTGAATACTTGGAATCTGCTCTTGCcggtcttagggcttcaacaactgagagcaaggcagtctcggtTGAATGTCCACTTTTGAAACCAGACTGGTTGATGTCGAGGAGGTTGTTTTGTGGGAGAAAGGCAAAGACTTGATTgaacagctcgttcaagtgtttttgaaataaaaggaagaagggaaagccgtctgtagttctctaaaagagatgggttaagGATGATTTCTTAAGTAGTGAGGTTATACTAGCCTATCTAAATGCTGGGGGGGAAACACCAGTGTGaagggatgtgttaatgatgtgagtgagtgcaagTACAACTGCAGacgaaatggcttgaaggagaagagatggaataggatcaggcgggcaagtagtaggatgattagaaaggatgactTTGGAGACTTCTGTCtaagagagtgaagagaaggatgtgaacgagtgtatgtttgctgctaagatgtgcttgacagattgtggtgtggaaaattgtccACTGAGAAATGTTCACTGAGTGGTGGTAAAACACTGGTTCAGTTCGTGAACCCTggcatgtttttattatgttgataTAGGATAcatattgctgtgtttttattatgctGATTCTTGTAGGTATTGTGGGTGTTCAAAATTCAAATATCTGGGGACTGTCTCAAAAAGTTATTGCCTACACCAGTGTTTGAAGTAGGATTTTGGCATCTCCTTGTGGTCCTGTTTGGAATCGCAGCTTGACTTGTGCTAATTGGTattgaaaacttttatttatttattgattgattgattgtggcaCTATATCTACATAGTGAATTACTAAAAAGTacttatttaatatgaataaattcttaaataaatgggggggggggtattttctttttttccacttCAAGCACTACCCTGGCATACACCAAACCCACCCCTTAACCTACCCGATATTGTTAACAAATGcgaaattgaaataaaactttttgttgATGCAACCATGCCATTTAATCTTCCTTATATCCAGATTTGAATTACTTTGTCGAACCGTGGTTACACAGGATTCGAAGTAGAGCTCCTCGCCCCTCAAGTATGTCTCTGTACTCCGTGAGCTACCGAACAAACCTACCACCTATGAAAAAGCATCTGTTTTATTTCGCATCTCGCTTAAAAGTGCACCCAGGTACATTTATGCCATGAGATCAGGTAgcaaggaagagaggagtgactgattCACATTAAAGTccccatgaaataaaaaattataaaaaatttgcGTGTTGGTATCAATATGTTAGTCTTAGGGTTATCTAAGGCATTGTGCtccaaaaaaaggacaaaatttgcatttaaagatttAAGCATTCAAAACTTGCAGTTCGTCACTTCCGGCAAAACGCTCAAAGATTTTTTCGACGTCACATCATACTTCATCTTTTCATCAAATCTactgaccaatcaaatgctctgTAGAATCAAAGCTCCCGCCCTCTGCACTTTAAATAGATGCTGAAGTGCCAGCTGAGATTGGTCACTTGTTCACAGTATAGTATTTCTTGCAAAATGAATGACTCGTAGTGCACAATGTAGGTAATAATAGGGAACAATTCACACATTGTTTCACGGGAACCGTAGCAGCGCACAGTCAAATCCGGACTTTGGCTCCAGTCCAGAGATGTGATCGCACGGAGCAGATCATATATGCAAGTCGGcattaaaaaacttttaaaaactacACAGCCTTAGCATGATTATgaccattttttttgttttactaagaGTTTCATATCGAATTTAGGGGCTAATCTATTATGCTGTGGCTTTACCAAATTCAACTTTCTCTGGACCAGGCAAAAAAATATTGGCTATTATAGGGGGCGGGGCTGCTCGATATGTCCCACCCTTTTTAcctgtttcagttgaaattacaTTAAGGTACTTCAGGGGACCTTAAAGGccagtagtatttttatttatttatttgcgccacaccctttcagcagcccTAAGCTTAGAACGATGTTCACGGAGAAAATCTGATagccaaggggcagaaggggtggtatggcctgttaacatgaactaaggatgaacaatacttctacagcatttattaatattagttcattttaatttcagcatttaataaagcattaaaataaaaaatgtgtttattaacattagttaatgcactgtgaactaacacaCCTTTCTGTAAAATGTTACCCTGAttgataaatgctttagaagtaataTCATGttggttcatgttaactaatataaaaaataaatgttaataaaaggaACCTTACTGAAAAATGTAACCattgttgtatatttatttttttaaatagagtatTCTCAAAGaatatactcagaattcatgctgtGCCTGCTATACCTTTATTGTGATTAATTTATTATGTGATGAAttacattgtattgtatttttttgttttaagtaaaCCTCTAATGAACACTTGAGTGCAATTGAATGCATCAAGCAGATGGACatacataattaataatacattaccTTGCAATGCTACTACATGAATGCATTAACACAATGAGTGAGcagtaactttttcttttttcatttatacCACCTGTGGATATTCAGAGCTATAAATCCTTGTGCGATCATTTTAGATGTAACAATTTTGGCAAATAGTACAAAATGAAggtagcattttatttaaggtTATTTAagatccaattctcactattaactagatgtgaattagcatgcatattactagcatgttGCCTGTTTTTAGTTCttataaacaacatattaatgccttattctgcatgaccatattttttGATCCCTTAATacccccatacctaaacttagcAAGTACattacaaactattaataagccgcaaattaggagtttgaggcaaaagcCATAGTTAATAGGGGTGAGAagtggaccttaaaataaagtgtgaccgaaaataatttttaaacattttcaaacatgCTTTATTTTCACAGAAATCAGTTATCAACATCAAACAATGCCGACAAAACTTAGGGAATTCAAATGGATTAATAAAACCTTTCTGGAAATAATGCACAAACAAATTTGACAAAGAGCATGCCAAAATGGACGTATGAAACATAAGTAGTTTTGACACAACACCACCTACTGGTGAAGACATGAAAAATGTACCTTTTTGCTAATAACATCTGAACAATTTGACCAGAAATACTTGAtgcaaatgtttaaaattttCCTCAGGAATCAATTAAGTACATacagctttaaagggttagttcaccgaaaaatgaaaattctgtcattaattactcatcctcatgttgttccaaacccataagacctttgtttatcttcggaacacagattaagatatttttgatgaaatctgagagctctctggcCCTGTATGGACAGCAATGCAACtgtaatgttcccaggtccagaaacatagcaaggacatcgaaaaaatagtccatgtgatacCAGGGGTTTtaccgtaattttacgaagctacgagaatactttttgtacgcaaagaaaacaataataatataatttattcaacaattcttcttcCCGAGTTACCATCTTCCACACGCTTTCTTCTGAATGTAAACAACGCTGATTACGTGATTACGTCACAAAATGGCAGAAGAGAGTAACCCAGGaagaagaattttcatttttgggtgaacaaaccctttaacaATAGAGTGATTGGTTAATCAATTTATTAATCAATTTTGATCATGGTACAGTATTTATCTGCACAGTTCTAGAACCTTTTTTTGTGTTGGAGAGAAGATTCAGTCTTGTGAAATCTTGCAAATAGCCATGGGAATGTCAGCTAGAGTACTAGAGGTATTCAAGCGAAGTATTCGGCTGGAGGTTGTGAGGCTGCTTTGAGAATGATGAGGTTTTCTTTGAAATATGTTCTGGCAAAGATATGACAGAAACTTGTTGTGCAGAGAAGCATAAATGAAAGGGTTGTAGCAGGCCGAGCTCATGGCTAACAAGTGGCACGACACCTGGATCACATTGATGTGATTCTTGCTCAGGATGGCGAAGTCGGTGTCGAGGTCGCGTATGAGGTTGACCACCTGCAATGGAAGCCAGGAGAATGCGAATGACAGAACAGACACCAGTAAGAGTCGAAACGTCTTGCGCCTCTTGCGCCCCCACTTTTCCTGGTTGGAAGGTGTAGGAGCCATGAGCCGAGGTGTAGCTCTGTGTTGCAGGTGGCAGGAGATTGCACAGTAGGATATGGAAACTGCTGCTAGAGGAACAAAATAAGAAAGGAGCAAGAAGAAACATGAATATATTAGACGATTGAGCTCCTGACCATGCCAGAACTCCTCACAAACCACCATTTCATGTCCTGTTGCGCTCAGATCCAGGTAGACCGTGTGCAGAGCGCTTGGGGTGGACATTGCT harbors:
- the LOC113081913 gene encoding prolactin-releasing peptide receptor-like, coding for MADMGYLHNESWTNMTLDASASSFSGLQLLMDLKPLFIPLYAMLVLVACSGNLLLLILIGMNKKLHSTTNFLIGNLALVDLVMCLFCVPLTAFYAFDERGWVFGQFMCHFVTLMQTATVFAAVLSLTAIAVDRYVVVAYPIRRRGGRSFCTWLVVSIWLCALAMSTPSALHTVYLDLSATGHEMVVCEEFWHGQELNRLIYSCFFLLLSYFVPLAAVSISYCAISCHLQHRATPRLMAPTPSNQEKWGRKRRKTFRLLLVSVLSFAFSWLPLQVVNLIRDLDTDFAILSKNHINVIQVSCHLLAMSSACYNPFIYASLHNKFLSYLCQNIFQRKPHHSQSSLTTSSRILRLNTSSTLADIPMAICKISQD